One genomic window of Medicago truncatula cultivar Jemalong A17 chromosome 1, MtrunA17r5.0-ANR, whole genome shotgun sequence includes the following:
- the LOC11422432 gene encoding uncharacterized protein, whose amino-acid sequence MNSSTICSLFLGLILISQSPFAANATLLGLGGGGGPLVSLICAASSNKVECNKVLSSPQITQAKNYKQLSKAITEIAMKKAVEGQAFLKGLAQKSKSEGLNICADSCYSSVVRDFKSCLDFIDGDPDTLSYDCKVAVDEPTRCDSAMAANHIVNPAVTALNRQILFLCELIFKTIDKLPNH is encoded by the coding sequence atgaattcttCAACAATTTGTTCCCTGTTCCTTGGTTTGATCCTAATTTCTCAATCACCATTTGCAGCAAATGCAACACTTCTTGGTttaggaggaggaggaggaccACTAGTTTCCTTAATTTGCGCTGCTTCATCCAACAAGGTAGAATGTAACAAGGTTCTATCAAGCCCACAAATCACGCAAGCCAAGAATTACAAACAACTCTCAAAGGCTATCACTGAAATCGCCATGAAAAAAGCTGTTGAAGGACAAGCTTTCCTTAAAGGTTTGGCACAGAAAAGTAAATCTGAAGGGCTGAACATATGTGCAGATTCTTGTTATAGTTCAGTAGTTCGGGATTTCAAAAGTTGCTTGGATTTTATTGATGGTGATCCTGATACTCTTAGTTATGATTGCAAAGTTGCTGTTGATGAACCTACTCGATGCGATAGTGCAATGGCTGCAAATCATATTGTTAACCCTGCTGTTACTGCTCTTAACCGTCAAATCTTATTCCTTTGTGAGCTTATATTCAAAACTATTGATAAACTTCCGAACCATTGA
- the LOC11416334 gene encoding uncharacterized protein — protein sequence MNSSTICSLFLGLILISQSPFAANARVLGLGGGGGRGPLVSLLCAASSNKVECNKVLSSPQITQAKNYKQLSKAVIEMALKKAVEGQAFLKGLAQKNPKLETCAGFAYDGVVGSFKSCLGEITEDPQTASYDCGVVGDGPTQCDRIMADAHIVNPAITALNKQILFLSSLASRAVDKL from the coding sequence atgaattcttcaaCAATTTGTTCCCTGTTCCTTGGTTTGATCCTAATTTCTCAATCACCATTTGCAGCAAATGCAAGAGTTCTTGGTttaggaggaggaggaggaagaggaCCACTGGTTTCCTTACTTTGCGCTGCTTCATCCAACAAGGTAGAATGTAACAAGGTTCTATCAAGCCCACAAATCACGCAAGCCAAGAATTACAAACAACTCTCAAAGGCTGTCATTGAAATGGCCTTAAAAAAAGCTGTCGAAGGACAAGCTTTTCTTAAAGGATTGGcacaaaaaaatccaaaacttgAAACATGTGCAGGTTTTGCTTATGATGGAGTAGTAGGGTCTTTCAAAAGTTGCTTGGGTGAAATCACTGAGGATCCTCAAACTGCTAGTTATGATTGCGGTGTTGTTGGTGACGGACCTACTCAATGCGATAGAATAATGGCTGATGCGCATATTGTTAACCCTGCTATTACTGCTCTTAACAAGCAAATCCTATTCCTTAGTTCTCTTGCATCCAGAGCCGTTGATAAACTTTAA